CGCGGCGAAGGAGAAGGAGCTGCGCGACGCGCTGTGGAAGCTCCGGCTGCAGAAGACGACCGGCCAATTGGAGAATCCGTCCCGGCTGCGGACGGTGCGGCGGGACATCGCGCGGGTGAAGACCTTCGCGCGGGCCAGCGGGGAGAAAGCGTGAGCGAGACGTCAGCGCCGGCCACGGCCGGCAAGAAGGGGCGGCAGACGAAGATCGGCCGCGTCATTTCGGACAAGATGGACAAGACCGTCGTCGTCGAGGTCGAGCGCACCGTGCTCCATCCGCGATACCAGCGCTACATCAAGCGCCGGTCGCGGTTCATGGCGCACGACGAGAAGGGCTCCGCCGCGATGGGCGACCGCGTCGCGATCGAGGAAACGCGGCCGATGTCGAAGCGCAAGCGCTGGACGGTTCGCGAGGTCCTCCGGAAGGCGGAGGCGTAGGCCATGATCCAGATGGGAACGGTGCTCGAGGTCGCCGACAACTCGGGAGCCCGCAAGATCGCCTGCATCAAGAAGAAAGGGGGCTCCAACTCGCGGTACGCCTACCTCGGCGACGTCATCACGGCGTCGGTCAAGGAAGCGGCCCCCGACTCGCCGTTCGTCGAGAAGCACGGCAAGCGCGTCGTCAAGGCCGTCATCGTGCGCACCCGCCGGCAGCAGCGCCGCAAGGACGGGTCGTACATCCGGTTCGACGACAACGCGGCGGTGCTCGTCAACGCGGAGAACGAGCCGGTCGGAACGCGCGTCTTCGGACCCGTGGCCCGGGAGCTCCGCGAGAAGAAATTCATGAAGATCATCTCGCTCGCTCCGGAAGTGCTGTGAAGGCGGGCGGGAGAGGCTGGGGACGATGAACAAGGTGAAGCTGAAGAAGGACGACGTGGTCGTCGTGATCGCGGGCAAGGACCGCGGCAAGCAGGGGCGCGTGCTGCGCGTGTATCCCGCGACCGCGCGGGTGCTCGTCGAGCGCGTCAACCAGGTCAAGAAGCACCTGCGGCCGAACCCGGCGAAGAACATCGCGGGAGGCGTCTCGGAGCGCGAGGCGACGATCCACATTTCCAACGTCATGCTGCTCGACCCGGAGAAGAACGCTCCGACCCGCGTGGGCCGGCAGCGGACCGAGGACGGACGGGCCGAGCGCGTCGCCAAGAAGAGCGGCGCGGTGCTGGGCTAGAGGGAACGATGACTGCGCGACTGAGAGAGAAGTACCAGAAGGAGATCGTCCCGAAGCTCACGAAGGAGTTCGGGATCGAGAACACGATGGCCGTGCCGAAGCTCGACCGGATCGTCCTCAACATGGGGATGGGCGAGGCGACCGCCAACGTCAAGCTCCTCGACACGGCCGTCGAGGAGCTGTCGGCGATCGCGGGGCAGCGGGCGGTCGTGACGCGGGCGAAGAAGTCGATCGCGTCGTTCAAGCTGCGGGCCGGGATGCCGATCGGCTGCCGGGTCACGCTGCGGGGCGACCGGATGTACGAATTCCTCGACCGCCTGATCGCGATCGCGCTCCCGCGCGTGCGCGACTTCCGCGGGGTCTCGTCGAAGTCGTTCGACGGCCGCGGCAACTACACCCTCGGGGTCAAGGACCACCTGATCTTCCAGGAAATCGACTACTCGAAGGTCGACAAGTCGAAGGGATTGAACGTCACGATCGTGACGACGGCGGGGCGGGACGACACCGCGCAGGCTCTTCTGCGCGAGTTCGGCCTGCCCTTCGCCAAATAAGGAAGGCTGAAGAAATGGCAAGACGAGCCATGAGACTCAAAGCGGAGCGCGTCCCGAAGTTCTCGACGCGAAAGGTCCGCCGCTGCAGGGTATGCGGCCGGCCGCGGAGCGTGCTGCGCAAGTTCGCGCTGTGCCGCATCTGTTTCCGGGACCGGGCGCTCGCGGGATACATCCCGGGCGTGATCAAGGCGAC
Above is a window of Thermoanaerobaculia bacterium DNA encoding:
- the rpsQ gene encoding 30S ribosomal protein S17 is translated as MSETSAPATAGKKGRQTKIGRVISDKMDKTVVVEVERTVLHPRYQRYIKRRSRFMAHDEKGSAAMGDRVAIEETRPMSKRKRWTVREVLRKAEA
- the rpmC gene encoding 50S ribosomal protein L29, with product MKKKDLEQLRGEGPGALAAKEKELRDALWKLRLQKTTGQLENPSRLRTVRRDIARVKTFARASGEKA
- the rplN gene encoding 50S ribosomal protein L14, translating into MIQMGTVLEVADNSGARKIACIKKKGGSNSRYAYLGDVITASVKEAAPDSPFVEKHGKRVVKAVIVRTRRQQRRKDGSYIRFDDNAAVLVNAENEPVGTRVFGPVARELREKKFMKIISLAPEVL
- a CDS encoding type Z 30S ribosomal protein S14; its protein translation is MARRAMRLKAERVPKFSTRKVRRCRVCGRPRSVLRKFALCRICFRDRALAGYIPGVIKATW
- the rplE gene encoding 50S ribosomal protein L5; translated protein: MTARLREKYQKEIVPKLTKEFGIENTMAVPKLDRIVLNMGMGEATANVKLLDTAVEELSAIAGQRAVVTRAKKSIASFKLRAGMPIGCRVTLRGDRMYEFLDRLIAIALPRVRDFRGVSSKSFDGRGNYTLGVKDHLIFQEIDYSKVDKSKGLNVTIVTTAGRDDTAQALLREFGLPFAK
- the rplX gene encoding 50S ribosomal protein L24; translated protein: MNKVKLKKDDVVVVIAGKDRGKQGRVLRVYPATARVLVERVNQVKKHLRPNPAKNIAGGVSEREATIHISNVMLLDPEKNAPTRVGRQRTEDGRAERVAKKSGAVLG